A genomic region of Polynucleobacter necessarius contains the following coding sequences:
- a CDS encoding rod shape-determining protein, whose translation MLDFFRSYFSNDLAIDLGTANTLIYMRERGIVLDEPSVVAIRQEGGPNGKKTILAVGKEAKAMLGRVPGNIEAIRPMKDGVIADFTITEQMLKQFIKLVHESKLLKPSPRIIICVPCGSTQVERRAIREAALGAGASQVFLIEEPMAAAIGSGLPVSEAAGSMVVDIGGGTTEVGVMSLGGMVYKGSVRVGGDKFDEAITNYIRRNYGMLIGEQTAELLKKAIGSAFPGAEVREMEVKGRNLSEGIPRSFTVTSNEILEALTDPLNQIVTAVKAALEQIPPELASDIAERGMMLTGGGALLRDLDRLLLEETGLPIHVAEDPLTCVARGCGIALERMDKLGGVFSHE comes from the coding sequence ATGCTTGATTTTTTCCGCAGCTACTTTTCCAATGACCTAGCCATCGACCTAGGAACCGCCAACACCTTAATTTATATGCGTGAGCGGGGTATTGTCCTCGATGAACCCTCTGTTGTGGCAATTCGCCAAGAAGGTGGCCCTAACGGCAAAAAGACCATTTTGGCCGTTGGTAAAGAGGCAAAAGCAATGTTGGGCCGTGTTCCAGGGAATATTGAGGCAATTCGCCCAATGAAAGACGGCGTTATCGCTGACTTCACCATTACCGAACAAATGCTCAAGCAATTTATCAAGCTTGTGCATGAAAGTAAATTATTAAAGCCAAGCCCACGCATCATCATTTGCGTTCCCTGCGGATCTACTCAAGTTGAACGCCGCGCGATTCGCGAGGCCGCATTAGGCGCTGGTGCATCACAAGTATTTTTGATTGAAGAACCAATGGCAGCTGCAATTGGTTCTGGCTTGCCAGTTTCTGAAGCTGCAGGCTCAATGGTTGTTGACATCGGCGGCGGCACAACTGAAGTTGGCGTGATGTCATTAGGCGGCATGGTTTACAAAGGCTCTGTTCGCGTTGGTGGCGACAAGTTTGATGAAGCGATTACCAATTACATCCGTCGTAACTACGGCATGTTGATCGGTGAGCAAACTGCTGAGTTGCTCAAAAAGGCAATTGGCTCTGCTTTCCCTGGCGCTGAAGTGCGCGAGATGGAAGTAAAAGGTCGCAATCTTTCTGAAGGTATTCCACGCAGCTTCACCGTTACTAGCAATGAAATCCTTGAGGCATTGACTGATCCGTTGAATCAGATCGTGACCGCTGTAAAAGCAGCTCTCGAGCAGATCCCGCCTGAGTTGGCGTCTGATATCGCCGAACGCGGAATGATGCTCACAGGCGGCGGCGCCTTGTTGCGCGACCTTGATCGTCTCTTGCTCGAAGAAACTGGTTTGCCAATTCACGTTGCAGAAGATCCATTAACTTGCGTGGCTCGCGGATGCGGTATCGCACTTGAGCGCATGGATAAGTTAGGCGGAGTGTTCTCGCACGAGTAA
- the mreC gene encoding rod shape-determining protein MreC: MQHSAPPLFRQGIPALLKLIVCLSISIALMLIDFRFKALDPIRNNVNWILRPLEYVMMAPRNAYEATSEYFTTRSTLDQENQVMKVRQAELSLLANQSEFLIVENQNLRELMALQKQVPFKALPVEILFNPPNPISQRIVINRGSNDGLKLGNPIANDSGILGQVVRLYERSAEVSLLEDRDFAVPVQVARNGLRAAVFGAGRGNPLELRYLPVASDLEVGDILLTSGIDGVYPPGFAVAVISKIERNIDKNSSNVFCVPVAAVNRYRQALALLYDPQFDAKAPTISNKSTSGAPLTNTPGRRQTRARGMQ, encoded by the coding sequence TTGCAACATAGCGCTCCACCACTTTTCAGACAGGGCATTCCGGCCTTACTTAAACTGATTGTCTGTCTGTCGATCAGCATCGCTCTGATGCTAATCGATTTTCGCTTTAAAGCACTCGATCCGATTCGCAACAATGTCAATTGGATTTTGCGTCCTCTTGAATATGTCATGATGGCGCCGCGAAATGCGTACGAAGCAACATCAGAATATTTCACAACTAGATCTACTCTTGATCAAGAAAATCAAGTGATGAAAGTTCGCCAAGCTGAACTTTCTCTGCTGGCTAATCAATCCGAATTTCTCATAGTCGAGAACCAAAATTTGCGCGAGCTGATGGCTTTGCAAAAACAGGTTCCATTCAAAGCATTGCCTGTGGAAATTTTGTTTAATCCACCCAACCCAATTTCACAACGTATTGTGATTAATCGCGGCAGCAACGATGGCCTAAAGCTTGGCAACCCGATTGCTAATGATTCCGGCATATTGGGCCAGGTAGTGCGCCTTTATGAGCGCTCTGCAGAGGTTTCCCTGCTAGAGGACCGTGATTTTGCGGTTCCCGTCCAAGTAGCTCGTAACGGGCTTCGAGCTGCGGTATTTGGAGCCGGAAGGGGCAATCCCCTAGAACTTCGCTATTTACCTGTGGCCAGCGACTTGGAAGTGGGCGATATTTTGCTGACCTCAGGAATTGATGGCGTTTATCCCCCTGGGTTTGCGGTAGCGGTAATTAGTAAGATTGAGCGCAATATTGATAAGAACTCTTCTAATGTGTTTTGCGTACCTGTTGCCGCAGTCAATCGCTACCGTCAAGCGCTTGCTCTTTTGTATGACCCACAGTTTGACGCTAAAGCGCCAACCATTAGCAACAAATCTACTTCGGGCGCCCCATTAACGAATACGCCGGGTAGACGCCAAACGCGCGCGCGAGGAATGCAGTGA
- the mreD gene encoding rod shape-determining protein MreD, whose translation MIDFQSGYILRPVNLVFIYFSLFCALLLNLLPIGNYGWVPDWLILCIVFWNIHQHRYVNVITAFILGLMMDVHNSDLLGLHAFSYSLVAYVAISWHRRIVALTVLPQALHLLPIFLLVSLFPVLAHWLLSGELYWWALTGAIQAVIEAMLWPLATRILLAPQRRPLDVDHNRPL comes from the coding sequence GTGATTGATTTCCAAAGCGGCTACATTCTGCGTCCGGTAAATCTGGTCTTTATTTATTTCAGTTTATTTTGTGCGCTGTTATTAAACCTATTGCCGATTGGCAACTACGGCTGGGTGCCCGACTGGTTAATTCTGTGTATTGTGTTTTGGAATATTCACCAGCATCGCTATGTCAACGTCATCACCGCCTTCATTCTTGGCTTGATGATGGATGTTCACAATTCAGATTTACTGGGCCTACATGCCTTTAGTTATTCACTCGTCGCGTACGTCGCCATCTCATGGCATCGACGCATTGTGGCACTCACCGTTCTCCCGCAGGCCTTGCATCTGCTACCCATCTTTTTATTGGTATCGCTTTTCCCCGTATTGGCGCATTGGCTGCTGAGCGGCGAGCTATATTGGTGGGCCCTCACAGGTGCTATTCAGGCAGTAATTGAAGCGATGCTATGGCCGTTAGCAACACGCATCTTGTTAGCGCCGCAGCGCCGGCCATTAGATGTTGATCACAATCGACCTCTCTAA
- the mrdA gene encoding penicillin-binding protein 2, with protein MASFKKPDLDSFQERIHIATLFVTFCFLLLITRLVWLQLVSHGKYALLAESNRIALVPAPANRGLLIDRNGIVIGRNYSALTLDVNAEEVKGNVDQLISDLSEIIDISPRDRRNFKRFLEDSRNMGTFPLRSMLNEAETARFMANRYRFPGVEIRARSFREYPYNELASHLIGYIGRVSQKDKERMQAEIEGAKSDDPDALQALFLPGIQYVGKIGLEQSYETVLRGVPGYDQVEITAGGKPVRTLSSSPSVPGKNVVLSVDIKLQYLVEQLYGNFRGAFVAIEPETGDVLAFVSKPNFNPNDFVEGIDSVTWKELNDSPQKPLYNRPLKGIYPPGSTYKPFMALAALENKKRTPSQTISDPGYFDFGNHTFRDDKKGGHGIVGMQKSIVESCDTYYYMLARDMGVNMMHDFMKPLGFGQITGIDLQGEARGVLPSTEWKKNTFKKPEQQKWYEGETISLGIGQGYNAFTILQLAHAMANVANNGIVMKPHLVKAIEDPFTRNRVLTTPKESYRIDLNTENIEVIKKAMLEVNVSGTSAAAFKGTGYQVGGKTGTAQVFSLNSKEYKHGSTAEFLRDHALYIAFAPADKPTIVIAMVVENAGFGAQYAAPIARKALDFYIEGKWPKEIPEWKRAP; from the coding sequence ATGGCTTCTTTTAAAAAGCCGGACCTCGACTCATTTCAAGAGCGCATTCATATTGCGACGCTATTCGTCACATTTTGTTTTTTACTGCTCATTACTCGTTTGGTTTGGTTACAGCTTGTTAGTCACGGTAAATACGCCCTTTTAGCGGAGAGTAATCGAATTGCGTTGGTGCCAGCGCCAGCCAACCGAGGCCTTTTGATTGATCGCAATGGCATCGTCATCGGCCGAAATTACTCCGCCCTTACGCTAGATGTAAATGCAGAGGAAGTGAAGGGCAATGTCGACCAGCTAATTAGCGATCTTTCCGAAATCATTGATATTTCCCCGAGGGATCGCCGCAATTTCAAGCGCTTCTTAGAGGATTCTCGCAATATGGGGACATTTCCCCTGCGCTCCATGCTCAATGAGGCCGAAACTGCCCGATTTATGGCCAATCGCTACCGTTTTCCCGGGGTCGAAATCCGCGCCAGGAGCTTCCGGGAGTACCCATATAACGAATTAGCCTCCCATTTAATTGGCTATATTGGCCGCGTTTCTCAGAAGGACAAGGAGCGCATGCAGGCTGAAATTGAGGGCGCCAAATCAGATGATCCAGATGCTTTGCAAGCTTTATTTTTGCCGGGCATTCAATACGTAGGAAAAATTGGCCTAGAGCAAAGTTATGAAACGGTTTTGCGTGGCGTGCCTGGTTACGACCAAGTAGAAATCACTGCTGGCGGAAAACCAGTTCGCACTCTTTCTAGCTCACCTTCAGTGCCCGGTAAAAATGTGGTTCTCTCGGTTGATATCAAGCTGCAATATTTAGTGGAGCAGCTATATGGAAATTTCCGTGGCGCATTCGTTGCAATTGAACCTGAGACAGGCGATGTTTTGGCATTCGTCTCTAAACCTAATTTCAATCCCAATGACTTTGTTGAAGGCATTGACTCAGTTACCTGGAAGGAGCTCAATGACTCTCCACAAAAGCCGCTCTATAACCGTCCACTCAAAGGTATCTACCCGCCAGGATCGACTTATAAGCCCTTCATGGCGCTAGCCGCTCTAGAAAATAAAAAGCGTACGCCATCACAAACGATTTCTGATCCCGGTTACTTTGACTTTGGTAACCATACGTTCCGCGACGATAAAAAAGGTGGTCACGGAATTGTTGGTATGCAAAAGTCTATTGTTGAGTCTTGTGACACTTACTACTACATGCTTGCGCGTGATATGGGCGTGAACATGATGCATGACTTCATGAAGCCACTTGGCTTTGGCCAAATTACCGGAATTGATTTACAAGGCGAAGCAAGAGGCGTTTTGCCGTCTACCGAGTGGAAAAAAAATACATTCAAAAAACCAGAGCAGCAGAAATGGTATGAAGGCGAAACAATTTCATTGGGCATTGGCCAAGGTTATAACGCTTTCACTATTTTGCAATTAGCGCACGCCATGGCAAACGTTGCTAATAATGGCATCGTGATGAAGCCGCACTTAGTGAAAGCAATTGAAGATCCGTTTACTCGTAATAGAGTTCTGACAACACCAAAAGAAAGTTATCGCATTGATCTCAATACAGAGAATATTGAGGTGATTAAAAAGGCCATGCTAGAAGTAAACGTCTCAGGTACTTCAGCAGCAGCATTTAAAGGAACTGGTTATCAGGTTGGCGGAAAGACTGGAACCGCACAGGTCTTTAGCTTGAATTCTAAAGAATATAAACACGGCTCAACTGCAGAATTTTTACGTGACCATGCTTTATATATTGCTTTTGCGCCAGCAGACAAACCAACAATTGTGATTGCAATGGTTGTAGAGAATGCAGGCTTTGGTGCGCAGTATGCAGCTCCGATTGCGCGTAAAGCTTTGGACTTTTACATAGAGGGCAAGTGGCCTAAGGAGATTCCTGAATGGAAAAGAGCCCCTTAA
- the rodA gene encoding rod shape-determining protein RodA, which translates to MEKSPLIKVKAFFFSIFAGLDHQLGLILLGLAAVGFFTFLSASQNTPVQIADELRNLALSFAVMWIVSRIPPKWLEMGAVWIYGFGVALLIAVAAFGLIKKGARRWLNIGVVIQPSEIMKIAMPLMLAWYFQKREGIQKSWDYGVAAIILAIPVFLIARQPDLGTALLVFAAGLYVIILAGLPWKWILPFVGLGVIGILLIIIFGSTICAHDVVWPFVHNYQKHRICTLLDPTSDPLGKGFHTIQSMIAIGSGGFFGKGWFQGTQAHLEFIPEKHTDFVFAVFSEEFGLLGNLVLLALFFSLIKRGLTISASAPNLFTRLLGAAVTLIFFTYAFVNIGMVSGLLPVVGVPLPFISYGGTALATLGFGAGILMSIHRHRRLVQS; encoded by the coding sequence ATGGAAAAGAGCCCCTTAATCAAAGTAAAAGCATTTTTCTTTAGTATCTTTGCGGGCTTAGATCACCAGCTAGGCCTTATTCTGCTTGGCTTGGCGGCTGTTGGCTTTTTCACTTTTTTATCGGCAAGCCAAAACACTCCCGTACAAATTGCAGATGAATTGCGCAATCTCGCACTTTCATTTGCCGTGATGTGGATTGTGTCCCGCATTCCACCAAAATGGTTGGAGATGGGTGCAGTATGGATTTACGGATTTGGTGTTGCACTTTTAATCGCAGTAGCTGCGTTTGGACTCATCAAAAAAGGTGCACGTCGATGGCTAAACATTGGCGTTGTAATTCAGCCATCTGAAATTATGAAGATTGCCATGCCATTGATGCTTGCTTGGTATTTCCAGAAACGCGAAGGCATCCAAAAATCTTGGGACTATGGAGTTGCAGCGATTATTTTGGCAATCCCCGTATTCTTAATTGCTCGCCAACCCGACTTAGGTACGGCACTCTTAGTTTTTGCAGCAGGTCTTTATGTCATTATCTTGGCGGGTCTGCCTTGGAAATGGATTCTGCCATTTGTTGGCCTAGGCGTTATTGGCATTTTGTTAATCATTATTTTCGGCAGCACTATTTGCGCGCACGATGTTGTTTGGCCATTTGTACATAACTACCAAAAGCATCGTATCTGCACCTTGCTCGACCCCACTAGCGATCCACTAGGAAAAGGCTTTCATACAATCCAATCCATGATTGCCATCGGATCTGGCGGGTTCTTTGGAAAAGGCTGGTTTCAAGGAACTCAAGCGCATTTGGAATTTATTCCAGAAAAACATACTGACTTTGTCTTTGCTGTGTTCTCAGAAGAATTTGGTCTATTAGGCAACTTAGTATTGCTTGCCCTTTTCTTCTCGCTTATTAAAAGAGGTTTGACCATTTCAGCAAGCGCGCCTAATTTATTCACACGACTATTAGGCGCTGCAGTAACTTTAATTTTCTTTACCTATGCTTTTGTGAACATCGGAATGGTGAGTGGCTTATTGCCGGTTGTTGGGGTGCCGCTGCCATTTATTAGTTACGGCGGCACCGCGCTCGCTACCCTTGGTTTTGGTGCCGGCATCTTGATGAGCATTCATCGCCATCGCCGTTTAGTGCAAAGCTAA
- a CDS encoding HU family DNA-binding protein, whose translation MCADINIYKELHLNKAELIAAIADDAEISKAKAEFALNSAIDTIIKAVTKGDSVQLIGFGTFASGERAARMGRNPKTGEPLKIAAAKTVKFSAGKAFKDSVNKRKK comes from the coding sequence ATGTGCGCTGACATCAATATCTATAAGGAGCTTCACTTGAACAAAGCCGAACTAATCGCAGCGATTGCTGACGACGCGGAGATTTCTAAAGCCAAAGCTGAATTCGCATTGAATTCTGCAATCGACACAATCATCAAAGCTGTTACTAAAGGTGACTCAGTGCAACTGATCGGCTTTGGTACATTTGCTTCTGGCGAACGTGCTGCACGTATGGGTCGCAACCCAAAAACTGGCGAGCCACTCAAAATCGCTGCTGCAAAAACTGTTAAATTTTCTGCTGGTAAAGCATTTAAAGATTCAGTTAACAAGCGTAAGAAGTAA
- a CDS encoding DUF167 domain-containing protein: MTPIWLKQTPAGIILSLHCQPGAKQTKVVGLHDGCLKISLQAPALENKANELLLAWLSRQLRVPQKQIQFVSGQNSRKKRVEIWGAISPEQIAQILAP; encoded by the coding sequence ATGACGCCCATTTGGTTAAAGCAAACCCCTGCCGGAATCATCTTAAGTTTGCATTGCCAGCCAGGGGCAAAACAAACCAAGGTGGTTGGGCTGCATGACGGCTGCCTGAAGATCTCCCTTCAAGCCCCAGCCCTAGAAAATAAGGCCAATGAGCTTTTATTGGCCTGGCTTTCGAGGCAATTGAGGGTGCCCCAAAAGCAGATTCAATTTGTATCCGGTCAAAATAGCCGCAAGAAGCGGGTGGAAATATGGGGAGCGATCAGTCCGGAACAGATTGCCCAGATATTGGCACCCTAA
- the can gene encoding carbonate dehydratase, with amino-acid sequence MTTKNSQALEQLFANNRAWAESMVAKDGDFFKRLVSQQAPEYLWIGCSDSRVPANDIVNLLPGELFVHRNVANVVVHTDLNCLSVIQFAIDLLKVKHILVVGHYGCSGVHAALTDKRVGLADNWLRHVKDVHQKHERYLGDVIPTPKRQDRLCELNVIEQVINVCETTIVQDAWAHGQDLTVHGWAYRLETGLVNDLGMSSSSIEEMTERYAKSIKRYESEQS; translated from the coding sequence ATGACGACTAAGAATTCTCAAGCTCTCGAGCAATTATTTGCAAATAATCGTGCTTGGGCCGAAAGCATGGTGGCAAAGGATGGCGACTTCTTTAAACGCCTAGTTTCCCAGCAGGCCCCTGAATACCTTTGGATAGGTTGCTCTGATAGTCGAGTGCCCGCCAACGATATTGTGAATTTATTACCCGGCGAATTATTTGTTCACCGCAACGTTGCAAACGTCGTAGTTCACACTGATTTAAATTGCCTATCCGTCATTCAGTTTGCTATTGACTTACTCAAGGTCAAACACATATTGGTTGTAGGTCACTATGGCTGTTCCGGCGTGCATGCAGCGCTAACTGACAAACGAGTTGGCTTAGCCGATAACTGGTTGCGTCACGTAAAAGATGTGCACCAAAAACATGAGCGTTACCTAGGGGATGTCATCCCAACGCCAAAACGTCAAGATCGTTTATGCGAACTCAATGTCATTGAGCAGGTTATTAACGTATGCGAGACAACGATCGTGCAAGATGCCTGGGCACATGGCCAGGACCTCACTGTTCATGGCTGGGCTTATCGTCTTGAAACGGGCTTGGTCAATGATTTGGGCATGTCAAGCAGCTCAATCGAAGAAATGACCGAGCGTTATGCCAAGTCCATCAAGCGTTACGAATCAGAGCAAAGCTAA
- a CDS encoding metallophosphoesterase family protein: MTERIGLFADLHSNLEAFEACMARAEELGVTRMVFLGDLVGYNADPVAVIDCIAALVESKKAIAVLGNHDEAIFKDTRNQMNASANAAIEWSKSQLQNSHVEFLKNLPLIVQEEKICFVQASAHNPADWNYITDSMSAWRCVQNSGKSYTFVGHAHEQALFYQSAVGKLIRFTPHPGDEIPVLQHRQWGWALLDHLVSLETVIQKAAWLFLNQNLKC; the protein is encoded by the coding sequence ATGACCGAACGTATTGGGCTTTTTGCCGATCTCCACAGTAATTTAGAAGCTTTTGAGGCCTGTATGGCTCGCGCCGAAGAGCTTGGCGTTACCCGCATGGTCTTCTTAGGCGATCTCGTGGGATATAACGCAGACCCGGTAGCGGTGATTGATTGCATCGCTGCGCTTGTAGAAAGCAAAAAAGCAATTGCCGTTCTTGGCAATCATGATGAGGCAATTTTTAAAGATACGCGCAATCAGATGAATGCTAGCGCGAATGCCGCTATCGAGTGGAGTAAATCTCAACTCCAAAACAGTCATGTAGAGTTTTTAAAAAATCTGCCACTTATTGTTCAGGAAGAAAAAATTTGCTTTGTACAAGCCTCTGCTCACAATCCTGCTGACTGGAATTACATTACCGACAGCATGAGCGCATGGCGCTGCGTACAGAACTCTGGAAAGAGCTATACCTTTGTTGGGCATGCGCATGAACAGGCGCTTTTTTATCAAAGCGCTGTTGGCAAATTAATTCGCTTTACGCCGCATCCTGGCGATGAAATTCCCGTCCTACAGCACCGCCAATGGGGGTGGGCGTTGTTGGATCACTTGGTCAGCCTAGAGACGGTAATCCAGAAGGCTGCTTGGCTGTTTTTGAACCAGAATCTGAAGTGTTGA
- a CDS encoding serine/threonine protein kinase produces MGINTDIEAVDDIFQEGIDIPILLKIPRVGRDQPVESLTGFETELTILRSLKSPYVPKYLGSGNMATRPYIAMERVVGRPLEDYIKEGKVFTIDEVVRIGADLAQAVQSLHSQDAIHLDIKPENILVDDQGKLTLIDFGLSRHARYPDLLAEEMRKGVGSAPYISPEQVAGIRSDSRSDIFSIGVIMYELLTGDLPFGNPQTMSGLRRRMWAEPFPLRAIRRKIPRWLQEVVLRCLEPRAADRYQSAARLRQVLRDPEGVTLTERADRVEPPSFWENLKGMFKAAGYEPSPSPRPSMGNFDAPLMIAAIDTRQSDEDLRERMQITAKNLLQAYPESRLVCLSTISSTPTFEGNQENETASGIVRGHLVQLMDWAKPLKLPPERISYHVLEALDPASRIVEFAKDNDNDASFILIGASHKLPNKVTPWRTSMTKIVEEAPYKRTYC; encoded by the coding sequence ATGGGAATTAATACTGATATTGAAGCGGTCGACGATATATTTCAAGAGGGCATCGATATTCCAATCTTGCTAAAGATACCGCGAGTTGGCAGAGATCAGCCGGTAGAGAGTTTGACTGGATTTGAAACTGAGCTCACCATCTTGCGCTCACTAAAAAGTCCTTACGTTCCCAAGTATTTAGGCTCCGGCAATATGGCTACGCGCCCCTATATTGCAATGGAAAGAGTTGTGGGTAGGCCGCTTGAGGACTACATCAAAGAAGGTAAAGTTTTTACGATTGATGAAGTGGTGCGCATTGGCGCAGATTTAGCGCAAGCAGTTCAGTCGCTGCACTCTCAAGATGCCATTCATCTAGATATCAAACCAGAAAATATTTTGGTTGATGACCAAGGTAAGCTGACATTAATTGATTTTGGTTTGTCACGCCATGCACGCTATCCTGACTTGCTTGCAGAAGAGATGCGAAAAGGCGTTGGCTCTGCGCCGTATATTTCTCCTGAGCAAGTAGCAGGTATTCGCTCTGATTCACGAAGCGATATTTTTTCCATTGGCGTGATCATGTATGAACTACTAACTGGCGATTTGCCATTTGGTAATCCACAAACAATGAGCGGGCTGCGCAGACGCATGTGGGCCGAACCCTTCCCATTAAGAGCAATTCGTCGTAAGATTCCTCGCTGGCTACAAGAAGTGGTTCTTAGATGCCTGGAGCCACGCGCTGCCGATCGATATCAAAGTGCTGCGCGCTTGCGTCAAGTATTGCGAGACCCAGAAGGCGTCACGCTTACGGAGCGGGCTGACCGAGTTGAACCTCCCAGCTTTTGGGAAAACCTCAAAGGCATGTTCAAGGCTGCCGGCTACGAACCCTCACCTAGCCCACGCCCCAGTATGGGCAATTTTGATGCGCCCCTCATGATTGCTGCAATTGATACCCGTCAGTCTGATGAAGACTTGCGTGAGCGCATGCAAATTACCGCAAAAAACTTATTACAAGCTTATCCCGAAAGTCGCTTAGTTTGCTTAAGCACTATTAGCAGCACCCCCACATTTGAAGGCAACCAAGAAAATGAAACTGCCAGTGGGATTGTGCGTGGCCACTTGGTGCAATTGATGGATTGGGCCAAGCCTCTTAAATTGCCCCCAGAAAGAATTTCTTATCACGTGCTCGAAGCGCTTGACCCCGCCTCTCGTATTGTGGAGTTTGCCAAAGACAATGATAATGATGCGTCCTTCATTCTGATCGGTGCATCACATAAACTTCCTAACAAGGTAACTCCCTGGAGAACCTCGATGACCAAGATTGTCGAGGAAGCGCCCTACAAGCGTACATATTGTTAG
- a CDS encoding pseudouridine synthase, with protein sequence MEEKVRVSKLLSELGLCSRREADSYIEQGLVTVDGEVVNELGVRAFRHQKIELQSGAKAQQASRITVILNKPVGYISHYDDEQEYQPAASLITPENYFASPLDKGRSPRFNTKGLAPAGRLDIDSTGMLVLTQDGRIAKLLIGENSPIEKEYLVRVEGKLSFEDLDRLRHGLSLDGVELKPAQVSWQNEDQLRFVLREGRKRQIRRMCEMVGLKVLGLKRVRMGRISLGPLLPGQWRYVGPHEQF encoded by the coding sequence ATGGAAGAAAAAGTACGCGTCTCTAAATTGCTCTCCGAGCTAGGCCTATGCTCACGTCGCGAGGCTGACTCATACATTGAACAAGGTTTAGTCACTGTTGATGGTGAGGTTGTAAATGAGCTAGGCGTGCGTGCTTTTCGTCACCAAAAAATTGAATTGCAATCCGGCGCCAAAGCACAACAAGCATCTCGTATTACAGTCATTCTGAACAAACCAGTTGGCTACATCTCTCACTACGATGATGAACAAGAATATCAGCCCGCAGCTTCCTTAATTACACCTGAAAATTACTTTGCTAGCCCGCTAGACAAAGGCAGAAGCCCTCGGTTTAACACTAAGGGCTTAGCGCCTGCAGGAAGACTAGACATTGACTCCACAGGTATGTTGGTTTTAACTCAAGATGGTCGTATTGCTAAATTGCTGATTGGTGAAAATAGCCCGATCGAAAAAGAATATTTAGTCCGCGTTGAGGGGAAGCTTTCATTCGAAGATTTGGATCGCCTAAGACATGGCTTATCACTTGATGGCGTCGAACTAAAACCCGCACAAGTAAGTTGGCAGAATGAAGACCAACTTCGATTTGTATTGCGCGAAGGACGTAAGCGCCAAATTCGCCGGATGTGTGAGATGGTCGGACTTAAGGTGCTCGGCTTAAAGCGCGTGAGAATGGGTCGAATCTCATTAGGTCCGCTGCTACCCGGCCAATGGCGCTATGTAGGGCCTCATGAGCAGTTCTGA